Part of the Woronichinia naegeliana WA131 genome, CGCCCTGATTTCCTTTGAGAGCCAATACATAGTCACCTTCACCTTGCTTTATTTGTTTTGCGATTTCTGTCTGCGTTCCCATTGCATCTAGGGTTACTACTGCCCCCTTGATGTTAAGTAACTTCAGTAACAAGGAGACTGCTTTTATTTCATTAGATTTACTATCTACTTTCTTTTGCGCTAACATCAGTCCCCGCTCACTACTCCACGCACTGTAATTAGTCACCGCAATAAAGAAGGAAATTATTGAGAATGAGAAGCAAATGAAAAAAGTAAAGAATAATGAAGAAAGGAAAGGCGGTTAAAGAGATAGGTTAGAATAGGGAGACTATGAAAAAACTAGACCCAGTTCCAGACTTAAACCAAGAAGAAGTGAAAATGCCATGGCAAAAAGAAGTGGCAAAAGATTGGTATGAAGATTATCAGAAAGAAAAAGAAGAGAACGAAAAGCTGAGAAAAGAATTGGTAGAGTTAAAGAAAGAGATAGAAAAGTTGAAAGAAAAGCTGAAAAAGCTTAACCAAAGAACGAGTGAAAATAGCTCTCAGCCCCCAAGCAGTGACGGTTACAAAAAGAAAGTCGCCAAAACCTTCGGTCAAAAAGGAAAAAAAAGAGGTCCAAAGTACGACCATGTGGGTAAAACCAGAAACGGGTTTGGTCGGGTAGATGAAATAGTAGATTTAAGGATGGAAAAATGCCCAAAATGTGGTGCGTCAGTGGAAAAGCAAAAGGAGACTATCATCAAAAAAAATCAAATAGCTGAATTAGTCAGTAAACCAGTAGAGGGAAGGGAATATGTTAGGGAAAAGTATCAATGCTCAAAATGTGATTGGGAAGGTTATGCCCCACTTCCTTTGGGATGTCGTGAAGATTTTAGCTACGGTGCAACCTTATCCAGCTTAGTGGGATGGCTGGGATATGGGGGAAATTTGACTTGGCTAAAACAACGATACTTGGTAGAAACGGTCTTTGGCATTCCTCTGTCTCAAGGGAGTTTAGCTAAAATGCACCGATGGTTTTGCGAAAGCTTGTATCCTAGTTATGAACAGTGGTGGACTTACATACAGGAGCCTGGAGTCCGTTGTGTGGACGAAACCAGCTATCGCGTCAATGGGGTTAACTATTGGATGTGGGTGGCTACTTCCTCCTCTGTTTGTGTTTTGTTTCTGGCTCCCAGCCGGAGTTCCGATGAGGTTCATTCCCTATTAGGTAAAGATTTTCATGGGCTTCTCAGTACGGACTGTTGGGGGGCTTACCATCGCCAAAATGCCCAGCATAAACAGAAATGTCTGGCTCATATTGGGCGGGAATTGAAGGCCTTGGAAACTTCCCACTTTTCTGAAAATAAACTTTTTGCTCAGAGAGTTTTTCCTATTCTAGAGCAAGCTCGTCAATCCCATCGAGATTATCATCAAGGCAAACTGAGCTTAGAAGCTTTACAACAACAGCGACCCCTAGTAGAAGCTCAACTTCAAGAGGTTCTGGATAATCCGCCGCCCACGGGATGGGCAAGTGATTCCCAATTGTTATCTAATCGCTTTCGACGTTATTGGCATGATTGGTTTACTTTTCTTACTTTTCCTGAAGTTAAACCTGATAACAATGATGCCGAGAGAGCCTTGCGTCCTGTTGTTATTCATCGTAAGGTTAGTGGCGGTGCTAGAAGTCATTGGGGCGGACAACTTGTTGCCATGATGTTTAGTTTTCTTGAAACCATGAGACTTCAAGGTAAAAGTGCGGTCGAACAGTTATCTCTTATTTTATCTTCCTCTGGTCTTTCTCCTCCTTCCATTGATGACTTTCTTCCTCTCTAGTATTTTTGGGGCTTAATGAGAATTAAGCCCCACTTATTGCTGTGACTAATTACCTTTTGCGCTAACATCAGTCCCCGCTCACTACTCCACGCACTTATGCTGTGTAACGCATTTAGTCCTTTTTCCCTATCATAAGAACCTCTTTTCGTTTTTCCATCTATCTGTATCAGCTCTATGTCCATTTTCTCTGTTAGACTGCTTATCCAGCTCAGAAAACTTTTTTCTAGTTCTTCTGTTTCCAACATTCCAAATACTCTTCCAAAGGTATCGTGAGAGGGAATTCCCTTTGGTAACTCTAGAAACATTTCTAGCCATTCTCGTTTGGCTTTGCCATAGGCTTCAATTGCTACGAAGCCATCTGCCCCTGACAAT contains:
- a CDS encoding ISAs1 family transposase yields the protein MAKGFGARVLTPQQEKEVKIIKRSILKHFQCLKEPRTGRRQDHNLTAIVTIGILAVLSGADGFVAIEAYGKAKREWLEMFLELPKGIPSHDTFGRVFGMLETEELEKSFLSWISSLTEKMDIELIQIDGKTKRGSYDREKGLNALHSISAWSSERGLMLAQKVISHSNKWGLILIKPQKY